A genomic segment from Tessaracoccus defluvii encodes:
- the cas1 gene encoding CRISPR-associated endonuclease Cas1 — translation MGADKTDVMSFDEGFAFLGEDFGPRYPPMLEGARSPEPDKKLLYVARQGCRVAVRRGRVIVEHDEAELLSVPTSQVGRLVCFGSVGITAGCRTWALSQDVSVTLASRRGNFLGSIVNDSWPARSSRVRAQLAFEGTDAEIAAARAIVDSKLGHQITVLRRFGRRQHADEVAEAVHQIQGMRRMLPEAATRDEVMGLEGAAAASYWPCVGLLMPEELRFSFRSRQPPADIPNAAFSFLYTLLLGECVTAIHAAGLDAGIGVLHSTEDRRPSLALDLMEEFRPLVVDQTVVAAARRGALTAGHGQAPPGKSGVWLTAAGREAVIDAYETRMLQTTKGALAGFAGSWRRHVYRQAQRLRRTIEYREPWTGLSWR, via the coding sequence ATGGGCGCGGACAAGACAGACGTGATGTCCTTCGACGAGGGCTTCGCCTTCCTGGGGGAGGACTTCGGGCCAAGGTACCCACCGATGCTGGAGGGGGCCCGCTCGCCCGAGCCCGACAAGAAGCTGCTCTATGTCGCTCGGCAGGGGTGCAGAGTCGCCGTAAGGCGAGGGCGCGTGATCGTCGAGCACGACGAGGCCGAGTTGCTGTCCGTGCCCACCTCACAGGTCGGGCGCCTGGTGTGCTTCGGCTCAGTGGGAATCACCGCCGGATGCCGCACGTGGGCGCTGAGCCAGGACGTCAGCGTGACCCTCGCCTCCCGACGCGGCAACTTCCTCGGCTCCATCGTCAACGACTCGTGGCCCGCCCGAAGCTCCCGCGTCCGCGCCCAGCTCGCCTTCGAGGGCACCGACGCCGAGATCGCGGCGGCGCGCGCCATCGTCGACTCCAAGCTGGGGCACCAGATCACCGTGCTCCGGAGGTTCGGGCGCCGGCAGCACGCCGACGAGGTTGCCGAAGCCGTCCACCAGATCCAGGGGATGCGTCGGATGCTGCCCGAGGCCGCCACCCGCGACGAGGTGATGGGCCTTGAAGGCGCGGCCGCCGCCTCCTACTGGCCCTGCGTGGGGCTCCTGATGCCCGAGGAACTCCGGTTTTCATTCAGATCCCGCCAGCCGCCCGCCGACATCCCCAACGCCGCGTTCTCGTTCCTCTACACGCTCCTCCTCGGCGAGTGCGTCACCGCCATCCACGCCGCCGGTCTCGATGCCGGCATTGGAGTGCTGCACAGCACCGAGGACCGCAGGCCCAGCCTCGCCCTGGACCTCATGGAGGAGTTCCGCCCGCTCGTCGTCGACCAGACCGTCGTGGCCGCCGCCAGGCGTGGGGCCCTCACCGCCGGCCACGGCCAAGCGCCCCCAGGCAAGAGCGGGGTCTGGTTGACGGCCGCCGGTCGGGAGGCGGTCATCGACGCCTACGAGACCCGCATGCTACAGACCACCAAGGGGGCGCTGGCCGGGTTCGCCGGCTCCTGGCGGCGGCACGTGTACCGGCAGGCCCAGCGTCTCCGGCGCACCATCGAGTATCGGGAACCCTGGACGGGGCTGTCATGGCGGTAA
- the cas2 gene encoding CRISPR-associated endonuclease Cas2 translates to MAVTHVAAYDVSEDQRRARLAALLQAYGDRIQKSVFLISADAEALAAIAAKGAGIIDEQTDSLWIMRQCASCWDVVEQVGQASPPSLTRYWAVM, encoded by the coding sequence ATGGCGGTAACCCACGTGGCGGCGTACGACGTGTCCGAGGATCAGCGGCGAGCTCGGCTGGCCGCGCTCCTGCAGGCGTACGGGGACCGCATCCAGAAGTCGGTGTTCCTCATCAGCGCAGACGCCGAGGCCCTGGCCGCGATCGCGGCGAAGGGTGCGGGGATCATCGACGAGCAGACGGACTCCTTGTGGATCATGCGCCAGTGCGCGTCCTGTTGGGACGTGGTCGAGCAGGTGGGGCAGGCGTCGCCGCCGTCCCTGACGAGATACTGGGCCGTCATGTAG
- a CDS encoding SAVED domain-containing protein: MDSSSIFVSYRHGSDGDRLVSRVAALLRCSGLRPWIDHVDTGAGAIDQRILDGLERAAGGVLIVTDDLVNSNYIRDKELPRMIQRVAEQRLPMMVVNNYRDPATGEIDVRKPDEIVQSATDIPLVDITQADVDSVEGQGRFVYGFLRRHAEHWVEEKMTHLTLFIQTGPGDAVPQSDLEMSFEESDENIPADEYRRALAVGLPELARACQRAQITSLAVAGGARLSVAVTLGAMFPRQGKIDRLTINEDWGNPEKPDPEVHGIEQTELPHADDDGDSVAVFIKLKKTGDSASGNDHAFTRLAAQLRPRRCVRLDLTGDGFIDPGEGSRLGAQIGRIITSITDEADTPRVHLCFIGPFTMGVLIGRELNRLHTTVYEYLDDTSTYLPLFRLRPSARRQPITAISHRQDTFDELHNLTPHAVTLLSGDGETIASWPAAERWARLAEHADEQSVHVGSTAIPSAQVRYGGPVDLPPVREGVGLIVPRVLAEKVRRPDLLFPGGEVRDESGAIVGCRRLDSYKGQE, encoded by the coding sequence ATGGACTCATCATCGATCTTCGTGTCCTACCGCCACGGAAGCGACGGGGACCGTCTCGTGTCCCGCGTGGCCGCGCTCCTTCGATGTAGCGGCCTCCGGCCGTGGATCGACCATGTGGACACGGGAGCCGGCGCGATCGACCAGCGAATCCTGGACGGACTTGAGCGGGCCGCGGGTGGCGTGCTGATCGTCACGGATGATCTCGTGAACAGCAACTACATCCGGGACAAGGAACTTCCTCGGATGATCCAGAGGGTGGCCGAACAGCGGTTGCCCATGATGGTGGTCAACAACTACCGCGATCCCGCCACCGGCGAGATCGACGTCCGCAAGCCCGACGAAATCGTCCAGAGCGCTACCGACATCCCCCTCGTTGACATCACCCAAGCCGACGTCGATTCGGTGGAGGGTCAGGGCCGATTCGTGTACGGCTTCCTCCGCCGGCATGCCGAGCACTGGGTGGAGGAGAAGATGACGCATCTCACCCTGTTCATCCAGACCGGTCCCGGCGACGCAGTGCCGCAGTCCGACCTGGAGATGTCCTTCGAAGAGTCCGACGAGAACATCCCCGCCGACGAATACCGCCGTGCGCTGGCAGTGGGGTTGCCGGAGCTCGCCCGCGCATGTCAGCGGGCCCAGATCACCTCCCTTGCCGTCGCTGGGGGCGCTCGCCTGTCCGTCGCCGTGACACTTGGCGCGATGTTCCCCCGCCAAGGCAAGATCGACCGTCTCACCATCAACGAAGACTGGGGCAACCCCGAGAAGCCCGACCCTGAGGTGCACGGCATCGAGCAGACAGAGCTCCCCCACGCCGATGACGACGGCGACAGCGTCGCCGTCTTCATCAAGCTCAAGAAGACGGGCGACAGCGCCTCGGGCAACGACCACGCCTTCACCCGGCTTGCCGCCCAGTTGCGTCCCCGGCGATGTGTTCGCCTTGACCTCACCGGCGACGGCTTCATCGATCCCGGTGAGGGATCCCGGCTGGGCGCTCAGATCGGACGGATCATCACGTCGATCACGGACGAGGCCGACACTCCCCGGGTACACCTCTGCTTCATCGGGCCGTTCACCATGGGAGTGCTGATCGGACGCGAACTCAACAGGCTGCACACCACGGTCTACGAGTACCTGGATGACACCAGCACCTACCTTCCACTGTTCCGGCTGCGGCCAAGTGCGCGGCGGCAGCCCATCACGGCCATCAGCCACCGCCAGGACACGTTCGACGAGTTGCACAACCTCACCCCGCACGCCGTGACCCTGCTGTCCGGCGACGGCGAGACGATCGCCTCCTGGCCGGCGGCCGAACGCTGGGCGCGCTTGGCCGAACACGCCGACGAACAGTCCGTGCACGTCGGGTCCACGGCGATCCCCTCCGCGCAGGTCCGCTACGGGGGGCCGGTCGATCTTCCGCCGGTGCGGGAGGGCGTCGGACTCATCGTCCCCCGGGTGCTGGCCGAGAAGGTGCGCCGCCCCGACCTGCTCTTCCCCGGTGGCGAGGTGCGCGACGAGTCCGGCGCCATCGTCGGCTGCCGACGCCTGGACAGCTACAAGGGTCAGGAGTAA
- a CDS encoding TIGR03986 family type III CRISPR-associated RAMP protein — MAVGGFDEVVEPGPEVAVVDAGWLEGHELPGYFDLDLVDDIVDDLRRLDVTPAQFRRRGATGLLVGNAVVSFTGPEMAGGQPTGSWRDRLLNRGPTLKEAAAPGGRLLIWDGTPSFRQWIDECQRRDREREECTLKHAEQAAERARIQAEEALQNNIDDGAHFVNPYTFVPLPLQVLRSRPAGHERAAEGNLTGYIDASFHLKTPMMLDNDFEPPGDGNPQQVVVRVPGSSIRGAVRSLYEVMTDSCLSVIDADYLPVHRAPLRVDPKARLAVVTKCATDGSPTHVRPTSRIVWIPALWLHAHFPIHPENLRSGQLITFDEAKVSAQKYGTGVYRDELTSSGRSTIKLAVGAAQAGQWVVHVADAGAKGRHPASRIFVAVGKLEAHDIPLADGAWDDYRARCLGSQDVERGQLANVAPAWTAPEWQGVVVNHAHQPKRGPKQHHVIGSRRKSDGALAEGDSIWIIPTSQGGMRSASGLSMSAAWRIWGKGSVRDRLPDKSLLPCTDPENLCPACAVFGFVEQRSGKAARDRAREQNAYASHVRFSAFFETDKPVGVQQIHPPPLRSPRPSAGNFYLAHPDATPPLRESGVAKLGHSSAHWGANDNPLRKIAGRKFYWHGQQDWDTDPTPRQKRRDTPQNKDAKRWLMEEGSELRGRVYFENITRTQLAFLLMAVDPGRLQGLDGAPDAIGELQTHLGGGKPLGFGSATATVTVVAEDAAGRCLSTTTPLDADELMAMQAPVPPDAHWLPGLAKALSSQAVSANRIWYPTLGNFNRRATTAQQREFDESHKYYAAFSGANKPRQVEPLARMRTLPNIDEASQFMSNEHPGEQ; from the coding sequence ATGGCGGTCGGGGGATTCGACGAGGTGGTGGAGCCCGGACCCGAGGTGGCCGTCGTGGATGCAGGGTGGCTCGAGGGCCACGAGCTGCCCGGCTACTTCGATCTGGACCTGGTCGACGACATCGTGGATGACCTGAGACGTCTGGACGTGACTCCGGCGCAGTTTCGCCGTCGCGGTGCGACGGGGCTGCTGGTGGGAAACGCCGTCGTCTCCTTCACCGGGCCCGAGATGGCGGGTGGGCAGCCAACAGGCAGTTGGAGGGATCGTCTCCTCAACCGGGGTCCCACGCTCAAGGAAGCCGCTGCTCCGGGCGGCAGGCTCTTGATCTGGGATGGAACCCCCTCCTTCCGGCAGTGGATCGACGAGTGCCAGCGCCGGGACAGGGAGCGCGAGGAGTGTACGCTCAAGCACGCGGAGCAGGCCGCCGAACGCGCGCGCATCCAGGCGGAAGAGGCGCTCCAGAACAACATCGACGACGGGGCTCACTTCGTCAATCCATACACCTTCGTGCCCCTTCCCCTGCAGGTCCTCCGATCGAGGCCGGCCGGTCACGAACGCGCCGCAGAAGGCAACCTCACCGGCTACATTGACGCGTCCTTCCACCTGAAGACGCCGATGATGCTGGACAACGACTTCGAGCCCCCCGGCGACGGCAATCCCCAGCAGGTAGTGGTCCGCGTGCCGGGATCGAGCATCCGGGGCGCTGTCCGGTCGCTCTACGAGGTGATGACCGACAGTTGCCTCTCCGTCATCGATGCGGATTACCTGCCGGTTCATCGGGCCCCACTCCGCGTCGATCCCAAGGCCCGCCTCGCCGTCGTCACTAAGTGCGCAACGGACGGATCCCCCACCCACGTGCGCCCTACCTCCAGGATCGTCTGGATTCCGGCCCTCTGGCTCCACGCGCACTTCCCCATCCACCCGGAGAACCTGCGCTCCGGGCAACTCATCACCTTCGACGAGGCCAAAGTCTCTGCCCAGAAATACGGCACGGGTGTCTACAGGGATGAGTTGACCTCATCGGGGCGGAGCACGATCAAACTCGCCGTCGGAGCAGCACAGGCCGGGCAATGGGTGGTTCATGTCGCGGATGCCGGTGCCAAGGGCAGACACCCCGCCAGCAGGATCTTCGTCGCCGTCGGGAAACTCGAGGCTCACGACATCCCCCTCGCTGACGGCGCCTGGGACGACTATCGGGCACGCTGTCTGGGCTCACAGGACGTCGAACGAGGGCAACTGGCGAACGTTGCACCGGCATGGACGGCCCCCGAGTGGCAAGGCGTGGTAGTCAACCACGCCCACCAGCCCAAGAGAGGACCCAAACAGCATCACGTCATCGGAAGCCGCCGCAAGAGCGACGGCGCCCTGGCGGAGGGCGACTCCATCTGGATCATCCCGACGAGCCAGGGCGGAATGCGGAGCGCCAGCGGCCTCAGCATGTCGGCCGCCTGGCGGATCTGGGGCAAGGGCTCGGTGCGCGACCGACTGCCAGACAAATCGCTTCTCCCGTGCACAGACCCGGAGAACCTGTGCCCCGCCTGCGCCGTCTTCGGGTTCGTTGAGCAGCGCTCCGGGAAGGCGGCTCGCGACAGGGCTCGGGAGCAGAACGCGTACGCCTCCCACGTGCGTTTCTCGGCTTTCTTTGAGACCGACAAACCTGTCGGCGTCCAGCAGATCCATCCGCCGCCGTTGCGCTCGCCACGCCCCAGCGCGGGCAACTTCTACCTGGCGCATCCAGACGCCACGCCACCACTGCGGGAGAGCGGCGTCGCCAAACTGGGGCATTCCTCGGCCCATTGGGGGGCCAACGACAACCCGCTGCGGAAGATCGCGGGGCGGAAGTTCTATTGGCACGGCCAGCAGGACTGGGACACCGATCCCACCCCTCGGCAGAAGCGACGGGACACGCCGCAGAACAAGGACGCGAAGCGCTGGCTGATGGAGGAGGGCTCCGAGTTGCGAGGCCGGGTGTACTTCGAGAACATCACCCGCACTCAGTTGGCTTTCCTGCTCATGGCCGTCGATCCCGGGCGGCTCCAAGGGCTCGACGGCGCCCCGGACGCCATCGGCGAGCTCCAAACCCACCTGGGAGGGGGCAAGCCGCTGGGGTTCGGGAGCGCCACCGCCACCGTCACGGTGGTCGCGGAGGACGCCGCGGGGCGGTGCCTCAGCACTACCACTCCGCTGGATGCCGACGAGTTGATGGCGATGCAGGCGCCAGTGCCCCCCGATGCCCACTGGCTGCCGGGCCTGGCCAAGGCGCTGAGTAGCCAGGCGGTCTCCGCCAACCGGATCTGGTACCCCACCCTGGGCAACTTCAACCGAAGGGCCACCACCGCGCAGCAGCGGGAGTTTGACGAGAGCCACAAATACTACGCCGCCTTCTCCGGGGCGAACAAGCCCCGGCAAGTCGAGCCACTCGCCCGGATGCGCACCCTGCCGAACATCGACGAGGCCAGCCAGTTCATGTCCAACGAGCACCCCGGGGAGCAGTGA
- a CDS encoding Cas10/Cmr2 second palm domain-containing protein: MIEFPLAHHCDECSSAMASREVRVREQLLRLCGDCAARNEGPRNETLRSSATVPTSGFMVEQRMLRSLQLTQVQDFKQLAGLGQLPAEEARRTTTNNHIATVFADGNGLGGLFGHLRDEAIRDGSTRHLLEVSKRIKQATENGLRAAIETSRIAERDGKVMAAIPHILGGDDVLVSVPATRVWTFLITFMTTMQQLLGEDPYEEARSISFSAGVVICHQAFPIGDQVELAERLLRQAKWVEQGQEWTFAWQDVTNEGSQPLERVVRLDEWPRHEALMEAARHIGGEKGGNTARATLRAELRLPDIGARTLRLRHLADRMEGAEDLFNLAFGQEWRDEPVTDAHTRDLLGALSIMRWLP, encoded by the coding sequence GTGATCGAGTTCCCGCTGGCGCACCACTGCGACGAATGCTCCTCGGCCATGGCCTCGCGTGAGGTCAGAGTCCGCGAGCAGTTGCTTCGCCTCTGCGGCGACTGCGCCGCCCGGAACGAGGGGCCGAGAAACGAGACCCTGAGGAGTTCCGCGACGGTGCCCACCTCCGGGTTCATGGTCGAGCAGCGGATGCTGCGCAGCCTCCAGCTGACTCAGGTGCAGGACTTCAAGCAGTTGGCCGGGCTCGGTCAGCTGCCAGCAGAGGAGGCGCGCCGCACCACAACCAACAACCACATCGCGACAGTCTTCGCCGATGGCAACGGGCTCGGCGGGCTCTTCGGCCACCTGCGGGACGAGGCCATCCGGGACGGCAGCACACGCCATCTGCTCGAGGTGTCCAAGCGGATCAAGCAGGCCACTGAGAACGGCCTGCGGGCGGCCATCGAAACCTCACGCATCGCTGAGCGCGATGGCAAAGTCATGGCGGCGATTCCGCACATTCTCGGCGGCGACGACGTGCTGGTGAGCGTCCCCGCCACACGGGTGTGGACGTTCCTCATCACATTCATGACCACGATGCAGCAACTGCTGGGCGAAGACCCATACGAGGAGGCCCGATCCATCAGCTTCTCGGCCGGAGTGGTGATCTGCCATCAGGCGTTCCCCATCGGAGATCAGGTGGAGTTGGCCGAGCGGCTCCTCCGCCAGGCCAAGTGGGTCGAGCAGGGGCAGGAGTGGACGTTCGCCTGGCAGGACGTGACCAACGAGGGCAGCCAGCCGCTAGAGCGCGTCGTCAGGCTCGACGAGTGGCCACGCCACGAGGCGCTCATGGAAGCCGCCCGCCACATCGGCGGGGAGAAAGGCGGAAACACCGCCCGCGCCACCCTCAGGGCCGAGTTGCGCCTCCCCGACATCGGGGCCCGCACCCTTCGTCTCCGGCATCTCGCCGATCGGATGGAGGGGGCCGAGGACCTGTTCAACCTCGCCTTCGGACAAGAGTGGAGAGACGAACCCGTGACCGACGCCCACACCCGCGACCTCCTCGGGGCGCTCAGCATCATGAGGTGGCTGCCATGA
- a CDS encoding RAMP superfamily CRISPR-associated protein: MSTVITVTITVNSGFRISTGQAVEAADAALDHDNPLPGRSLKGDLRASARQLLPGTRLPSGQWDDDPLVKEVFGERGGDGCPWHFGDAVLDEVHYRPRTRIALDSQRRVVPGAMLVGEEAHTAQATQTITQIAPLDAERLKLHAALLHVSARLIDGVGHGRRRGLGWVTITTDAPRIDDSVELVMDYTASRKKA, encoded by the coding sequence ATGAGCACCGTCATCACCGTGACGATCACCGTCAACTCCGGCTTCCGGATCTCCACCGGCCAGGCCGTCGAGGCAGCGGACGCCGCGCTCGACCACGACAATCCGCTCCCCGGACGCTCCCTCAAGGGAGACCTCCGGGCCTCAGCACGCCAACTGCTGCCCGGAACTCGGCTCCCCAGCGGCCAATGGGACGACGACCCACTCGTCAAGGAGGTCTTCGGCGAGCGCGGCGGAGACGGGTGCCCCTGGCATTTCGGCGATGCCGTCCTCGACGAGGTCCACTACCGGCCCCGCACGAGGATCGCCCTCGACTCCCAGCGGAGGGTGGTTCCCGGGGCCATGCTCGTGGGTGAGGAGGCCCACACCGCGCAGGCCACCCAGACCATCACACAGATCGCCCCCCTCGACGCCGAGCGGCTGAAGCTTCATGCCGCCCTGCTCCACGTCAGCGCCCGGCTCATCGACGGAGTGGGCCACGGACGCCGCCGGGGCCTCGGGTGGGTCACGATCACCACCGACGCACCTCGGATTGACGACTCCGTGGAACTCGTCATGGACTACACAGCCAGCCGGAAGAAGGCCTGA
- a CDS encoding RAMP superfamily CRISPR-associated protein — MHVTYLRVDLKPTSPFRIGSLTGARNALAVETDIDGRPVVPASGLAGSFRAHIGEVAAALHMGRVEAGADGAEFFASNLWFLGTALDGLAEKRSRTATAIDRRRRAARNTSSHTVEEVYDASLIKLYLRYEGRADDILGLLASWPVLIGGGVSSGLGQARVTGIRHRTLDMTDPGDVLARASLSGAGPEAMDSLLDGAANYLDDPHEGDTSAGEFPIEIDAACHIHGLNIPVANRGDGSRPEHYWFRGTSWKGLLRSRVEYIGRSLGLEICGVDGKTWDGCGRCTVCEVFGSSVTGVGRWSFSFTKLTDEAAQRDRTRVSIDRFTGGAADARLFPERTLSDDNARFTVRRLATDELEPRHAWVAKALLLALLDLHEGYTGIGGRSATGLGTVTFNTIILGADFADQQFSSVAETGLPAVPRITPEDLEAARRDKETNNG; from the coding sequence ATGCACGTCACCTACCTGAGAGTGGACCTCAAGCCCACATCACCGTTCCGGATCGGCTCCCTGACCGGTGCGAGGAACGCGCTGGCCGTGGAGACGGACATCGACGGCCGCCCCGTCGTCCCCGCCTCGGGACTTGCCGGCAGCTTCCGCGCCCACATCGGCGAGGTCGCGGCGGCTCTGCACATGGGCCGGGTTGAAGCCGGCGCCGACGGCGCAGAGTTCTTCGCCTCGAACTTGTGGTTCCTGGGGACCGCGCTCGACGGCTTGGCCGAGAAGAGGTCGCGCACGGCCACGGCCATCGATCGGAGGCGTCGGGCCGCGCGCAATACCAGCTCCCACACGGTGGAGGAGGTCTACGATGCCTCCCTGATCAAGCTCTACCTCCGCTACGAGGGGCGGGCCGACGACATCCTGGGACTGCTCGCCTCCTGGCCGGTTCTGATCGGCGGAGGAGTCAGCAGCGGCCTCGGTCAGGCGCGGGTCACGGGTATCCGGCATCGGACCCTCGACATGACCGACCCTGGGGACGTCCTCGCCCGCGCCTCACTCTCCGGGGCGGGACCCGAGGCGATGGATTCGTTGCTCGACGGCGCGGCCAACTACCTCGATGACCCGCACGAAGGGGACACCTCTGCAGGCGAGTTCCCCATCGAGATCGACGCCGCCTGCCACATTCACGGCCTCAACATCCCCGTGGCCAACAGGGGTGATGGGTCCCGGCCGGAGCACTACTGGTTCCGCGGCACCAGCTGGAAGGGCCTGCTCCGCAGCCGCGTCGAGTACATCGGCCGAAGCCTGGGCCTCGAGATCTGCGGGGTAGACGGGAAGACCTGGGACGGGTGCGGCCGCTGCACGGTGTGCGAGGTCTTCGGATCGTCGGTGACCGGCGTCGGACGGTGGAGCTTCTCGTTCACGAAGCTCACGGACGAAGCCGCCCAGCGAGACCGCACGCGGGTCTCCATCGACCGGTTCACCGGCGGCGCCGCGGACGCACGGCTGTTCCCGGAGCGGACCCTCAGCGACGACAACGCCAGATTCACCGTCCGCCGTCTGGCCACAGACGAACTGGAACCCCGGCACGCGTGGGTGGCCAAGGCCCTGCTCCTGGCGCTGCTGGACCTTCACGAGGGCTACACGGGCATCGGCGGCAGGAGCGCTACGGGTCTGGGCACGGTGACCTTCAACACGATCATCCTCGGGGCCGACTTCGCAGACCAGCAGTTCTCGTCAGTTGCTGAGACCGGCCTCCCCGCGGTTCCCCGGATCACGCCGGAGGATCTGGAAGCGGCCCGCCGAGACAAGGAGACCAACAATGGCTGA
- the cas6 gene encoding CRISPR system precrRNA processing endoribonuclease RAMP protein Cas6: MPLHVAAMPEQHHIHAAFSGWFDRDGDEPAVVSHDSVMKPYTLSPPSVQEHSVGVEVTTLTDEAEARLWTMAAATSSIRLGSERIRVGQPQRTLTATWGGLRAATPAREWTVEFLTPTAFRSGKNPHLLPTAGLILRSAQLAWNRYSPGPPIPLDRAILDAVMPVDLELTTGTIQIGARIQRGCLGWVTYRCADRVVSAHVAPLFGLLPYSGVGSHRIKGLGQVVVSASEPAAASRQAAAQ; encoded by the coding sequence GTGCCACTGCACGTCGCCGCGATGCCCGAGCAGCATCACATCCATGCCGCGTTCTCCGGCTGGTTCGATCGGGACGGAGACGAGCCCGCAGTCGTCTCCCATGACTCCGTCATGAAGCCCTACACGCTCAGTCCCCCGTCGGTGCAGGAACACAGCGTCGGCGTGGAGGTCACTACCCTCACCGACGAGGCCGAGGCGCGCCTGTGGACCATGGCAGCAGCCACGTCGAGCATCCGGCTGGGGTCGGAGCGAATCCGGGTTGGCCAACCGCAGCGGACGCTGACAGCCACCTGGGGGGGCCTCAGGGCCGCCACGCCGGCCCGGGAGTGGACCGTGGAGTTCCTGACGCCGACAGCGTTCCGATCGGGAAAGAACCCGCACCTGCTCCCCACAGCAGGACTGATCCTCCGATCAGCGCAACTGGCGTGGAACAGGTACAGCCCTGGCCCGCCAATACCGCTGGATCGCGCGATCCTCGACGCGGTCATGCCCGTAGACCTGGAGCTGACCACCGGCACGATCCAGATCGGGGCCCGGATCCAGCGGGGCTGCCTCGGGTGGGTCACGTATCGATGCGCGGACCGCGTTGTGTCAGCCCACGTCGCTCCGCTCTTCGGTCTCCTCCCCTACAGTGGAGTCGGATCCCACCGGATCAAGGGTCTCGGGCAGGTTGTGGTGTCGGCCTCGGAGCCTGCTGCCGCGTCTCGCCAAGCCGCGGCCCAGTGA
- a CDS encoding ATP-binding protein — protein MSASLLDIETKRKLREMNATDLLTAIDTQDPVVSAGLAFEDRLRMAVDEAYSSFTHSKVTGLIRRAGLRYPNADLRRIDLLEERGLDRSLLSHLGSCQFVTRQQNVVFQGFTGSGKSYLGCALAKRACEHRIRAHYMRMPDLEEAWTAAQEQTGGAGKFLRKYAAFTLLVIDEWLLDRPTESMRGMLLELMERRYGETSTVFCTQYQQKDWHQRLGAGVHADAIMDRIVHNTLWIETGTYNMREHTAAQT, from the coding sequence ATGAGCGCCTCGCTGCTGGACATCGAGACCAAACGCAAGCTGCGGGAGATGAACGCCACCGACCTGCTGACTGCGATCGACACCCAAGACCCAGTGGTCTCGGCCGGGTTGGCGTTCGAGGACAGGCTCCGGATGGCTGTCGATGAGGCCTACTCGTCGTTCACCCACTCCAAGGTCACCGGCCTGATCCGACGCGCCGGTTTGCGTTACCCGAACGCTGACCTGCGCCGGATCGACCTGCTTGAGGAACGAGGGCTGGACCGCAGCCTGCTGTCCCATCTGGGCTCCTGCCAGTTCGTTACCCGCCAGCAGAACGTCGTGTTCCAAGGCTTCACCGGATCCGGGAAGTCGTATCTGGGATGCGCGCTGGCGAAACGGGCCTGCGAACACCGGATCCGGGCCCATTACATGCGGATGCCCGACCTCGAGGAGGCCTGGACCGCGGCCCAGGAACAGACCGGTGGAGCCGGGAAGTTCCTCCGCAAGTACGCTGCCTTCACGCTGCTGGTGATCGATGAATGGCTTCTGGATCGTCCCACCGAATCGATGCGAGGGATGCTGCTGGAACTGATGGAACGCCGCTATGGCGAAACCTCAACCGTATTCTGCACCCAGTATCAGCAGAAGGACTGGCACCAGCGCCTCGGCGCCGGCGTCCACGCCGACGCCATCATGGACCGCATCGTCCACAACACACTCTGGATCGAGACCGGCACCTACAACATGCGCGAGCACACCGCCGCGCAGACCTAA
- a CDS encoding Mu transposase domain-containing protein, which produces MATWVIAGLRSETFTTLSGLQARIRERVDAYNTTPFQKREGSRRSVFASEERPLLGTLPAAPFEISQWVYGRKVGRNGHVVWSKNYYSVPFAHIGAKVDLRITQSMIEIYRGDERLASHLLLPSNTSNKYRTNDADLPEGRGWQPWDRPRIDAWAARVGPATKTVTDRVFESVQVDEQAHDPALAILRLTRRFSPARVEAACQLALRGPVRNIRYAHLRPILDTGQDKTGQSVETADEVGGYVRGSDYYAGGTR; this is translated from the coding sequence GTGGCGACGTGGGTGATCGCGGGGCTGCGGAGCGAGACGTTCACCACCTTGTCCGGGTTGCAGGCCCGGATCCGGGAACGCGTGGATGCCTACAACACCACACCGTTCCAGAAGCGGGAAGGGTCCCGCCGCAGCGTCTTCGCATCCGAGGAACGGCCGCTGCTCGGGACGTTGCCGGCGGCGCCGTTCGAGATCAGCCAGTGGGTCTATGGCCGCAAGGTGGGCCGCAACGGCCATGTCGTCTGGTCGAAGAACTACTACTCGGTCCCGTTCGCCCATATTGGGGCGAAGGTCGACCTGCGGATCACGCAGTCCATGATCGAGATTTACCGCGGCGATGAACGCCTGGCCAGTCACTTGCTGCTGCCCTCAAACACCTCGAACAAGTACCGCACCAACGATGCTGACTTGCCCGAGGGTCGGGGTTGGCAACCGTGGGACAGGCCACGCATCGACGCCTGGGCGGCCAGGGTGGGGCCAGCCACCAAGACGGTGACCGACCGGGTCTTCGAGTCGGTCCAGGTCGACGAACAGGCCCATGACCCTGCGTTGGCGATCCTGCGCCTGACCAGACGATTCTCCCCGGCCCGGGTGGAGGCAGCTTGCCAGTTGGCGCTGCGGGGACCGGTGCGCAACATCCGCTACGCCCATCTGAGACCGATCCTGGACACCGGGCAGGACAAGACCGGTCAGAGCGTCGAGACCGCCGACGAGGTTGGCGGCTATGTCCGCGGCAGCGACTACTACGCCGGAGGGACCCGATGA